The following proteins are encoded in a genomic region of Cellulomonas sp. ES6:
- a CDS encoding LLM class F420-dependent oxidoreductase — MRLGYHTGYWSAGPPPGAAEAVRDADRLGLDSVWTAEAYGSDAFTPLAWWGSATSRVRLGTAVAQIAARTPTATAMAALTLDHLSGGRFTLGLGVSGPQVVEGWYGLPYPRPLARTREFVAIVRDVLRREAPVRADGEFYRLPLPEGEGSGLGKALRSTVHPLRADLPIHLAAEGPRNVALAAEIADGWLPLFCTPRLDGEMRELLAEGFARRAAGTRPVEEFEVTATVPVVLAPDVETAADAVRPFVALYAGGMGARGANFHANALERLGYGEACAEIQAHYRAGDRARAAAAVPTELVQDIALVGPPDAVRAQARAWESTVVTTLLVQASPEQLPDIAALLGPGAPTDG; from the coding sequence ATGCGGCTCGGCTACCACACCGGCTACTGGTCCGCCGGCCCGCCCCCGGGCGCCGCCGAGGCGGTGCGCGACGCGGACCGGCTGGGCCTGGACTCCGTCTGGACCGCCGAGGCATACGGGTCCGACGCGTTCACCCCGCTCGCCTGGTGGGGGTCCGCGACGTCGCGCGTCCGGCTCGGCACCGCCGTCGCGCAGATCGCGGCCCGCACCCCGACGGCCACCGCGATGGCGGCCCTCACGCTCGACCACCTGTCCGGCGGGCGGTTCACGCTCGGGCTCGGGGTGTCCGGCCCGCAGGTGGTCGAGGGCTGGTACGGGCTGCCCTACCCCCGACCGCTGGCGCGCACCCGGGAGTTCGTCGCGATCGTGCGGGACGTGCTGCGCCGCGAGGCGCCGGTGCGGGCGGACGGGGAGTTCTACCGGCTGCCGCTCCCCGAGGGCGAGGGCAGCGGGCTCGGCAAGGCGCTGCGGTCCACCGTGCACCCGCTGCGCGCCGACCTGCCGATCCACCTCGCCGCCGAGGGGCCGCGCAACGTCGCCCTGGCCGCGGAGATCGCCGACGGCTGGCTGCCGCTGTTCTGCACCCCGCGGCTCGACGGGGAGATGCGGGAGCTGCTCGCGGAGGGCTTCGCCCGGCGGGCGGCGGGGACCCGGCCCGTCGAGGAGTTCGAGGTCACGGCCACGGTGCCGGTGGTGCTCGCGCCGGACGTCGAGACCGCCGCCGACGCGGTGCGCCCGTTCGTCGCGCTGTACGCCGGGGGCATGGGCGCCCGGGGCGCCAACTTCCACGCGAACGCCCTGGAGCGCCTGGGCTACGGGGAGGCGTGCGCGGAGATCCAGGCGCACTACCGGGCCGGCGACCGCGCGCGGGCGGCCGCCGCGGTCCCGACGGAGCTCGTGCAGGACATCGCGCTGGTCGGGCCGCCCGACGCGGTGCGGGCGCAGGCCCGCGCGTGGGAGAGCACGGTCGTCACGACCCTGCTGGTGCAGGCGAGCCCGGAGCAGCTGCCGGACATCGCCGCCCTGCTGGGGCCGGGGGCACCGACGGACGGCTGA
- a CDS encoding benzoate/H(+) symporter BenE family transporter, with product MSTPPPLETVAPEGRAAPRDTATAVSAGVVTALVGFTSAFAVVLGGLRAVGASPAQAASGLLAVTVAMGAATLLLAWRTRLPITVAWSTPGAALLAGTGAAAGSWPEAVAGFVLCGALLAAVGLWRRLERWVRLIPVPLANAMLAGVLVDLCLEPVRAVADRPLLVGPVVLVWLVLLRLAPRWATPAAMGLAVCLAVASPAVRHLDPASLLPTLAWTTPQPSWAAVVSVAVPLFVVTMASQNIPGVAVLAGFGYTAPLRPVMLVTGLGTALAAPFGGHAINLAAISAALAAGPAAGPDPRRRWRAAVVAGAGYVVLGAGASAVAAVALAAPGGLIAAAAGLALVGTLAASLGGAFGTAGHREAAAVTFLVTVSGVTVAGISAAFWGLLAGLACHVVLGAARR from the coding sequence GTGAGCACCCCGCCACCCCTGGAGACGGTCGCGCCGGAGGGGCGCGCCGCGCCGCGCGACACCGCCACGGCCGTGTCGGCCGGCGTCGTCACGGCGCTCGTCGGCTTCACCAGCGCGTTCGCGGTCGTGCTGGGCGGGCTCCGGGCGGTCGGGGCGAGCCCCGCGCAGGCGGCGTCCGGGCTGCTGGCGGTCACGGTCGCGATGGGCGCCGCGACGCTGCTGCTGGCGTGGCGGACCCGGCTGCCGATCACGGTGGCCTGGTCGACGCCCGGCGCCGCCCTGCTGGCGGGGACCGGTGCCGCCGCCGGGAGCTGGCCGGAGGCGGTCGCGGGCTTCGTCCTGTGCGGCGCCCTGCTCGCCGCCGTGGGGCTGTGGCGGCGGCTCGAGCGCTGGGTGCGGCTGATCCCCGTGCCGCTGGCGAACGCGATGCTCGCGGGTGTCCTGGTGGACCTGTGCCTGGAGCCGGTGCGCGCGGTCGCTGACCGCCCGCTGCTCGTCGGGCCCGTCGTGCTGGTGTGGCTCGTGCTGCTGCGCCTGGCGCCGCGCTGGGCGACCCCAGCGGCGATGGGCCTCGCCGTGTGCCTGGCCGTGGCGTCGCCGGCGGTGCGCCACCTGGACCCCGCGAGCCTGCTCCCGACCCTCGCCTGGACGACGCCGCAGCCGTCCTGGGCCGCGGTCGTGTCGGTCGCCGTGCCGCTGTTCGTCGTGACGATGGCGTCGCAGAACATCCCGGGCGTCGCGGTGCTCGCAGGCTTCGGGTACACCGCCCCGCTGCGCCCGGTGATGCTCGTGACCGGTCTCGGCACGGCGCTCGCCGCGCCGTTCGGCGGCCACGCGATCAACCTGGCGGCGATCAGCGCCGCGCTCGCGGCGGGCCCGGCAGCCGGGCCCGACCCCCGCCGGCGCTGGCGGGCCGCCGTGGTGGCGGGTGCCGGCTACGTCGTGCTGGGCGCCGGGGCGTCGGCCGTGGCCGCGGTCGCGCTCGCCGCGCCGGGAGGACTGATCGCCGCCGCGGCGGGTCTGGCGCTGGTCGGCACGCTCGCCGCGTCGCTGGGCGGCGCGTTCGGGACGGCCGGGCACCGGGAGGCCGCTGCCGTCACCTTCCTCGTCACCGTGTCCGGGGTGACCGTCGCGGGCATCTCGGCGGCGTTCTGGGGCCTGCTCGCCGGGCTCGCGTGCCACGTCGTGCTCGGTGCCGCGCGCCGCTGA
- a CDS encoding ABC transporter ATP-binding protein has product MTSPTRSTTAPDAATTADAAASSAPAAPAPAGTARPVGLRGVGRAFPTPTGTRTVLAGVDLDVAAGEVVAVIGPSGCGKSTLLRQVAGLDRPDAGVILLDGSPVAPFDPRTAVAFQEPRLLPWRTIAQNVALGLPRGTPRREARDQVARLLDLVGLSGSAGLRPRQVSGGMAQRASLARALARRPAVLLLDEPFGALDALTRLRMQDLLLDVHAERPTTVLLVTHDVEEALFLADRVVLLGTPDAGGTSVRRVLRVPGARPRDRADARLAELRAELLDGLGVPTHHHVHDPDLHHAI; this is encoded by the coding sequence ATGACCTCCCCCACCCGCTCCACCACGGCGCCCGACGCCGCCACCACCGCCGACGCCGCCGCGTCCTCGGCACCCGCCGCACCCGCCCCGGCCGGCACCGCCCGCCCGGTCGGGCTGCGCGGCGTCGGCCGCGCGTTCCCCACGCCGACCGGCACCCGCACCGTGCTCGCCGGCGTCGACCTCGACGTCGCCGCCGGCGAGGTCGTCGCCGTCATCGGCCCGTCCGGCTGCGGCAAGTCGACGCTGCTGCGCCAGGTCGCCGGCCTGGACCGGCCGGACGCGGGCGTGATCCTGCTGGACGGGTCGCCGGTCGCGCCGTTCGACCCGCGCACGGCCGTCGCGTTCCAGGAGCCGCGGCTGCTGCCGTGGCGCACGATCGCGCAGAACGTCGCGCTGGGGCTCCCCCGCGGCACGCCGCGGCGCGAGGCCCGCGACCAGGTGGCGCGGCTGCTGGACCTCGTCGGGCTGTCCGGCTCCGCGGGCCTGCGTCCCCGGCAGGTCTCGGGCGGCATGGCCCAGCGCGCCTCGCTCGCCCGGGCCCTCGCCCGGCGGCCGGCGGTGCTGCTGCTCGACGAGCCGTTCGGGGCCCTGGACGCCCTCACCCGGCTGCGGATGCAGGACCTGCTGCTCGACGTGCACGCCGAGCGCCCGACCACCGTCCTGCTGGTGACCCACGACGTCGAGGAGGCGCTGTTCCTCGCGGACCGCGTCGTCCTGCTCGGCACCCCGGACGCGGGGGGCACGTCGGTGCGCCGGGTGCTGCGCGTGCCGGGAGCCCGCCCGCGGGACCGCGCCGACGCGCGGCTGGCCGAGCTGCGCGCCGAGCTGCTCGACGGTCTCGGCGTCCCGACCCACCACCACGTGCACGACCCGGACCTGCACCACGCCATCTGA